The DNA sequence TCACCCCGTGGCGGGCTCCGGCGCCACGGCAGCCACCGGACGCGTCTCGGGCAGCAGCGCGAAGCACCCCAGGCTGAGCAGCGCGACCCCCGTCAGATACGCCCCCACGCCCCAGGGCACCCGACCGCCCTGCTCGACGAGCGCCGTCGCCACGATCGGCGTGAGCGCGCCCCCGAGGACGCCGCCGAGGTTGTAGCCCACCGCGGCGCCCGTGCAGCGCACCCGGGGCTCGTACAACTCCGGCAGATACGCGGCGATGACCGCGAACATCGTGATGAACGCGAGCATCGCCCCGAGGAAGCCGAGGAACATCAGCAGCGGCTCGCCCGTGGCGAGAAGCGCCACCAACGGGAACATCCACAGGGCGGAGGCGGCGCACCCGATCAGGCAAAGGGGCCGCCGGCCGTACCGGTCGCCGAGAATCGCGACCACGGGTGTCAGCGAGCCCTTCACCACCACCGCGCCCATGATGCAGACCAGCATGACGCCGCGGCCCACGCCGAGCCGCTCGGTGGCGTAGGCGAGGGACCAGGTCGTCACGGTGTAGAAGATCGCGTACCCGACCGACAGGGCCCCGGCCGTCAGCAGAACGCGCCGCCAGTGGTCGCGGACGACCTCGGCGAGCGGCACGCGCGCGGGCTCGTCGATTTCGAGGAACCGAGGGCTCTCGGTGAGCGACGACCGCAGCCACAGCCCCACCAGAGCGAGCACTCCCGCGGCCCAGAACGGCACCCGCCATCCCCACGAGGCGAACTGCGCGTCGGACAGCGTCGCCGAAAGCCCCAGCACCACACCGTTGGCGAGCAGGAAGCCCAGCGCGGGCCCGACCTGCGGGAAGCTCGACCACAGACCGCGCCGCCCGGCGGGCGCGTGCTCCACCGTCAGCAGGACGGCCCCGCCCCACTCGCCGCCGAGCCCGAGCCCCTGCAGAAAGCGCAGAAGGAGCAGCAGCAGGGGAGCGGCCACACCGATGGTGTCGTACGTCGGCACGCAGCCGACCGCGACCGTGGAGGCGCCGGTCAGCAGCAGTGAGGCGACGAGGACCGGCCGGCGTCCGTGCCGGTCCCCGATGTGCCCGAACAGCACCGACCCCAGTGGCCGCGCCACGAAGCCCACGCCGAACGTCGCGAAGGCGGCCAGGGTCCCCGCCACCGGCGAGAACGTCGGGAAGAACAGCGGCCCCAGAACCAGAGCCGCCGCGGTCCCGTAGACGAAGAAGTCGTAGAACTCGATGGCCGTGCCGGCCAGGGACGCGGCGGCGAGCCGCAGCATGGAAGGCGACCTTACGGTGTGTGCATCGTGCATGCTGCGTCAACTACCCACGGTGACCGGGAGTTACGGGGGCGCGCGGGGGCGGTGGCCGCGTTCAGTACGTGACGGTGATGCGCCGGGCGGGGCCGTCGACACGCACGGTGCCGCCGTAAGGGATGACGAGTTGCGGGTCGGTGTGGCCGAGGTCAACGTCGAAGACGATCGGGGTGTTGGGGGCATACATGCGCATGGCCCGCAGCACGGCTTCGCGCTGCTCAGCGGCGTAACGAGCGGCTTCCTCCGGGCCGTTGGGATGTTCGAAGGACCAGGTCCTCGCACGGCCCATCAGCAGCGCGGAGAAGCGCTGGAGCAGCCCGCGCTCGCCCATGTTGCGCAGGGTCCAGAAGACCTCGTTGGCGCTCGGCATCTCCTCCGACGTCTCCAGCAACAGCACTCCGCCGTCGTACTCCGAGAGGTCACGCGCGATCTCCCGGTCGGCCATCAGCAGCCAGCCGACGATCTCCAGGCAGCCGCCCCAGGTGCGGCCTTCCACCACCTGGTCGGCGTTCACCCAGGTCCACCCGCCTCCCGGCCGCGTCTCCGGCTCCGCATCGAAGGTCGTCGGGTCGGCCCAGTCGCCATTGATGTCGTTCCAGCGCTCGGCGGGCCCGAGTTCGTACTCGCCCGACGTGAACAGAGCGGCCCGCAGGGAGTCGGCGGTCTGCGGGTGCATGGCGCCGGGACGGCCCAGCTCGCACATCACGCTCACGCCGTGATAGCCGACGATTCCGGTGTTGCGCAGGAACATGAGCAGGTTCGTGTTGTCGCTCATTCCGAAGAACGGCTTGGGGTTCGCCCGGATCAACTCCCGGTCCAGCAACGGCAGCACGGTGATCTGGTCGTCGCCGCCGATGGACGCGATCACCGCCTTGATGTCCGGGTCGGCGAAGGCGGCGTGGATGTCGTCGGCCCGCTCCTGAGGCGTGGAGCCCATCTTGCGGGTCGCCGGGTACTCGACGGGTTCGAGCCCGTACTCCTTGCGCAGCCGCTCCAGGCCCAGCTCGTAAGGGAGCGGGAAGAGCCCGGGCAGGCCCGCGCCGGGGGAGATGACGGCGACGCGGTCGCCGGGGGAGGGCTTGGGGGGGTACGAGATCGTGGTCATACCGGGAGGGTAGGACGCGCCGCGTGCACGGTGCACCGTGATAAACCGAAGTCTGAGCAGCGGTCTTCGACGGACCGCGCAACCCCGAACGGACCGGAGGAACCGTGCCCCGCACCCTGGCCAACGCCCCGATCATGATCCTCAACGGCCCCAACCTGAACCTGCTCGGCCAGCGCCAGCCGGAGATCTACGGCTCCGAGACCCTGGCCGATGTCGAGGCGCTGTGCGCCAAGGCGGCTGCCGCGCACGGCGGCACGATCGACTTCCGGCAGTCCAACCACGAGGGGGAGTTGGTCGACTGGATCCACGAGGCACGGCTGAATCACTGCGGGATCGTGATCAACCCCGGTGCCTACTCGCACACCTCCGTGGCGATCCTGGATGCGCTCAACACCTGTGACGGCATTCCAGTGTTGGAGGTCCACATCTCCAACATCCACAAGCGCGAGCCGTTCCGGCACCACTCGTATGTCTCGCTGCGCGCAGACGGGGTCATCGCGGGGTGCGGTGTGCAGGGGTACGTCTTCGGGGTGGAGCGGGTCGCGGCACTGGCCGGGGCGGGGCAGGCGGACACGTGATGTGGGCGGGCGGGGCGGCGATGTAAGGACCGCCCGCCATGGTGGGGCGGTCCTTACACATGCCTGCCAGATGCCTGCCTCATGCCTGCCACGGGCTTGTGCGGCCTTACAGACGTCCCGCCTCCACGATCCTCCGCAGGAAGCGCCGGGTGCGCTCCTGCTGCGGATCGCCGAAGATCTGCTCGGCCGTGCCGCGCTCCAGCACCACGCCTGAGTCCAGAAAGCAAACCTGGTCGGCCACCTCGCGGGCGAACCCCATCTCGTGCGTGGCCAGCACCATCGTCATCCCGTCCTCCTTCAAGTCGCGGACGACGGTGAGG is a window from the Streptomyces sp. NBC_00299 genome containing:
- a CDS encoding MFS transporter, producing MLRLAAASLAGTAIEFYDFFVYGTAAALVLGPLFFPTFSPVAGTLAAFATFGVGFVARPLGSVLFGHIGDRHGRRPVLVASLLLTGASTVAVGCVPTYDTIGVAAPLLLLLLRFLQGLGLGGEWGGAVLLTVEHAPAGRRGLWSSFPQVGPALGFLLANGVVLGLSATLSDAQFASWGWRVPFWAAGVLALVGLWLRSSLTESPRFLEIDEPARVPLAEVVRDHWRRVLLTAGALSVGYAIFYTVTTWSLAYATERLGVGRGVMLVCIMGAVVVKGSLTPVVAILGDRYGRRPLCLIGCAASALWMFPLVALLATGEPLLMFLGFLGAMLAFITMFAVIAAYLPELYEPRVRCTGAAVGYNLGGVLGGALTPIVATALVEQGGRVPWGVGAYLTGVALLSLGCFALLPETRPVAAVAPEPATG
- a CDS encoding S66 family peptidase; this encodes MTTISYPPKPSPGDRVAVISPGAGLPGLFPLPYELGLERLRKEYGLEPVEYPATRKMGSTPQERADDIHAAFADPDIKAVIASIGGDDQITVLPLLDRELIRANPKPFFGMSDNTNLLMFLRNTGIVGYHGVSVMCELGRPGAMHPQTADSLRAALFTSGEYELGPAERWNDINGDWADPTTFDAEPETRPGGGWTWVNADQVVEGRTWGGCLEIVGWLLMADREIARDLSEYDGGVLLLETSEEMPSANEVFWTLRNMGERGLLQRFSALLMGRARTWSFEHPNGPEEAARYAAEQREAVLRAMRMYAPNTPIVFDVDLGHTDPQLVIPYGGTVRVDGPARRITVTY
- the aroQ gene encoding type II 3-dehydroquinate dehydratase, translating into MPRTLANAPIMILNGPNLNLLGQRQPEIYGSETLADVEALCAKAAAAHGGTIDFRQSNHEGELVDWIHEARLNHCGIVINPGAYSHTSVAILDALNTCDGIPVLEVHISNIHKREPFRHHSYVSLRADGVIAGCGVQGYVFGVERVAALAGAGQADT